One genomic segment of Nitrosopumilus sp. includes these proteins:
- a CDS encoding alcohol dehydrogenase, translated as MKSARITGPNEPLAVSESETPKPQGNQVLVKVKSVGVCHSDLHLWEGGYDLGDGQFMKVTDRGVKYPVTPGHEIVGTVEEIGDTVSGIQTGDEVLVFPWIGCGECPACKVGNENLCDTPKSMGVFQDGGYSDYALIPNFKYLAKLDGVNPDAATSLACSGLTAYNAVKKANSNSPEFLLIIGAGGLGLMAIQIAKAITKAKIICIDNDDKKFDTAKKMGADFVVNTNVVGSLSSGGGSPIQKIISICNGKGPDSVIDFVNAPQTVKVALGVLRKRGNLILVGLFGGSLEISLVSIPLKSIVIQGAYTGNYTDMVELLDLARKGVINPVISKRYSLEQANNALEDLKARKIIGRAVINP; from the coding sequence ATGAAATCTGCTAGAATTACTGGTCCAAATGAGCCTCTAGCAGTATCTGAATCTGAGACCCCTAAACCACAAGGAAACCAAGTTTTAGTCAAAGTAAAATCTGTAGGTGTCTGTCATAGTGATTTGCATTTGTGGGAAGGTGGATATGATTTGGGTGATGGTCAATTCATGAAAGTAACTGATAGAGGAGTAAAGTATCCTGTAACCCCTGGTCATGAAATTGTTGGCACTGTTGAGGAAATAGGAGATACAGTATCTGGAATACAAACCGGGGATGAAGTTCTAGTTTTTCCATGGATTGGTTGTGGTGAATGTCCTGCATGCAAAGTAGGTAATGAAAATCTATGTGATACTCCAAAATCAATGGGTGTTTTTCAAGATGGTGGTTATTCTGATTATGCTTTAATTCCAAATTTTAAGTACTTAGCAAAACTTGATGGTGTAAATCCTGATGCTGCTACATCATTAGCTTGTTCAGGACTTACTGCATATAATGCTGTTAAAAAAGCAAATTCCAATTCTCCTGAATTTTTACTAATTATTGGTGCTGGTGGTTTGGGGTTGATGGCAATTCAAATTGCCAAAGCAATCACTAAAGCCAAAATTATTTGCATTGATAATGACGATAAAAAATTTGATACTGCCAAAAAGATGGGCGCAGATTTTGTAGTAAACACCAACGTGGTTGGCTCTTTATCTTCTGGTGGAGGTAGTCCAATACAAAAAATAATTTCAATTTGTAATGGCAAAGGTCCTGACAGTGTAATTGATTTTGTAAATGCCCCTCAAACTGTTAAAGTGGCACTTGGTGTTTTACGTAAACGAGGAAATCTTATTCTTGTAGGATTATTTGGTGGATCATTGGAAATTTCTCTAGTATCGATTCCACTCAAATCTATTGTGATTCAAGGTGCATATACTGGAAATTACACTGATATGGTTGAACTACTTGATTTAGCAAGAAAGGGAGTTATCAATCCCGTAATATCCAAGCGATATTCTCTTGAGCAAGCAAACAATGCTTTAGAGGATCTTAAAGCACGAAAAATTATTGGCCGTGCAGTAATTAATCCATAA
- a CDS encoding response regulator — protein MDAKTTCEIALTHLKNKQFITAHNLLINQAESMKKTELLKSALLYMLASECKSRQGKVSQNEIKEASELFLKYSNSKNASNVKGALLCASKCLLTLGEFDKAKDAYQKAKSIISENIQIARPIVIIDDSAAIAMKLKNYAEKLGYSEILVFENGKDGLKGCKKLFSENKEPVVLLDMGLPDLDGDVVATKLLKDKVNLQIIVITADEKSTSRVNKTISTGVSAFIQKPFTLDEVKKAIDIAESEYSLLQ, from the coding sequence ATGGATGCAAAAACTACTTGTGAAATTGCACTTACTCATCTAAAGAATAAACAATTCATTACTGCTCATAATTTACTAATCAATCAAGCAGAATCTATGAAAAAAACTGAATTACTAAAATCTGCCCTACTTTACATGCTAGCATCTGAATGCAAATCACGACAAGGCAAAGTATCCCAAAATGAAATTAAAGAAGCAAGTGAGTTGTTTTTGAAATATTCAAATTCAAAGAATGCATCCAATGTAAAAGGTGCATTGCTTTGTGCATCAAAATGTTTGTTGACTCTAGGTGAATTTGATAAGGCAAAAGATGCTTACCAAAAAGCCAAATCTATTATCTCAGAAAATATTCAGATTGCAAGACCTATTGTGATTATTGATGATAGTGCTGCAATTGCAATGAAGCTCAAAAATTATGCTGAAAAATTAGGGTACTCTGAAATTCTAGTCTTTGAAAATGGAAAAGATGGGTTAAAGGGATGTAAAAAATTATTTTCTGAAAATAAAGAACCTGTTGTTTTACTAGATATGGGATTGCCTGACCTTGATGGTGATGTTGTTGCTACAAAATTACTAAAGGATAAAGTAAACCTGCAAATCATAGTAATTACTGCTGATGAGAAATCAACATCACGTGTAAATAAAACTATCAGTACTGGTGTTTCTGCATTTATACAAAAACCATTTACACTAGATGAGGTTAAAAAAGCAATTGATATTGCTGAATCAGAATATTCTCTCTTACAATAA
- a CDS encoding AsnC family transcriptional regulator has protein sequence MSEDAWSNLDKVDQKIIEILNNNARTPSKEIALELKKSGHDVSDRTIRKRIERLEKSGIIKGYKAVLTDVSGINTYQIVLMKIKPSKSIEAVKDSIKEFIKKLDNYVLIASMEGEWNMLSIIQINSEKANTAQKIVEKFSEELIDYRINEIDIRDVNILNMSLLLL, from the coding sequence ATGAGTGAGGATGCCTGGTCGAATTTAGATAAGGTTGATCAAAAAATCATAGAAATTCTAAACAACAATGCCAGGACCCCATCAAAAGAAATTGCATTAGAATTAAAAAAATCAGGTCACGATGTTTCAGATAGAACCATTAGAAAAAGAATTGAACGTTTAGAAAAAAGCGGAATTATCAAAGGATACAAGGCAGTCTTAACTGATGTCTCAGGGATTAACACATATCAAATTGTTTTGATGAAGATAAAGCCATCAAAATCAATAGAGGCTGTAAAAGACTCAATTAAAGAATTTATAAAAAAACTAGATAATTATGTACTAATTGCAAGTATGGAAGGCGAATGGAATATGTTATCAATCATTCAGATAAATTCAGAAAAAGCAAACACAGCACAAAAAATTGTTGAGAAATTTTCTGAAGAACTAATCGATTATAGAATTAATGAAATCGACATAAGAGATGTAAATATTCTCAACATGTCATTATTATTATTGTAA
- a CDS encoding YkgJ family cysteine cluster protein → MEFHCVEDCSQCCIEREYYPSKKFGKIGVLILPKEKEIIEKLALSKNLKIQILPRIGISNDPNELPTKILAYQLMGIEDNGNTCPFLDKESEEKSPHGGFPCKIYNQRPLACGAYPLIESQPITLDKKCKFCQDCGNADQNLTSETESLLKIKETMNTDAKVIWRYATGIGEKEDQSEIESGWFLE, encoded by the coding sequence ATGGAATTTCATTGTGTGGAGGATTGCTCACAGTGCTGCATTGAAAGAGAGTACTATCCCAGTAAAAAGTTTGGAAAAATAGGAGTACTCATATTACCTAAAGAAAAAGAAATAATTGAAAAATTAGCACTATCTAAAAATTTGAAAATTCAAATTTTGCCAAGAATTGGAATTTCTAACGATCCAAATGAGTTGCCTACAAAAATTTTGGCGTATCAGTTAATGGGGATAGAAGATAATGGGAATACTTGCCCATTTTTAGATAAAGAGAGTGAAGAAAAATCACCACATGGAGGATTTCCTTGTAAGATTTACAATCAAAGACCACTTGCATGTGGTGCTTATCCATTAATTGAGTCACAACCTATCACTCTAGATAAAAAATGCAAGTTTTGCCAAGATTGTGGGAATGCAGATCAGAATTTAACATCAGAAACAGAATCATTGTTAAAAATAAAAGAGACTATGAATACAGATGCAAAAGTTATTTGGAGATATGCAACGGGTATTGGAGAAAAAGAGGATCAATCTGAAATTGAATCAGGTTGGTTCTTAGAATAG
- the eif1A gene encoding translation initiation factor eIF-1A translates to MGKRQVKNESALKEIRLPEEGELFGRVLKMLGGENVMIKCTDGITRRGRIRGKLKRRVWIRDNDIVIIAPWDFKEDERGDIVWRFTLPQVEWLKENNHIPKDF, encoded by the coding sequence ATGGGAAAGCGCCAAGTAAAAAATGAAAGTGCTCTAAAAGAGATTAGACTACCTGAAGAAGGAGAGCTCTTTGGTAGAGTTTTGAAAATGCTTGGAGGAGAAAATGTTATGATAAAATGCACTGATGGAATTACTAGACGTGGAAGAATAAGAGGAAAACTGAAGAGACGCGTTTGGATTAGAGATAATGATATTGTAATTATTGCGCCTTGGGATTTCAAAGAAGATGAAAGAGGCGATATAGTTTGGAGATTTACTCTTCCTCAAGTTGAGTGGCTAAAGGAAAATAATCACATTCCAAAAGATTTCTAA
- a CDS encoding cold-shock protein, translating to MEQGTVKWFNRTKGFGFIERESGEDLFVHKSDVDGFINEGDKVEFEVGEGKKGPAAQKVKKSA from the coding sequence ATGGAACAAGGTACCGTAAAATGGTTTAACCGTACTAAGGGCTTTGGTTTTATCGAAAGAGAATCTGGTGAAGATCTATTTGTTCACAAATCAGATGTTGACGGATTCATCAATGAAGGCGATAAAGTCGAGTTCGAAGTGGGCGAAGGTAAAAAAGGACCTGCAGCTCAAAAAGTCAAGAAATCAGCATAG
- a CDS encoding translation initiation factor IF-5A, translating into MSKPSDLGSLKIGSYILLPHSDQPSGEPCRIVEYDTSKPGKHGAAKARIVGEGVFDGQKRPLVGPVSMQVHIPLINKKVGQIISINGDTVQVMDSETFETIDVVLIDDEVKGKLENGQNVEYWVVMDKTKIMRIKN; encoded by the coding sequence ATGAGCAAACCATCAGATCTTGGATCATTAAAGATAGGATCATACATTCTATTGCCACACTCTGATCAACCAAGTGGCGAACCATGCAGAATCGTTGAATATGATACATCAAAACCTGGAAAACACGGCGCTGCAAAAGCAAGAATTGTTGGTGAAGGTGTTTTTGATGGACAAAAAAGACCTCTTGTAGGTCCTGTCAGTATGCAAGTTCACATTCCGTTAATTAACAAAAAAGTAGGTCAAATCATATCAATTAATGGTGACACTGTTCAAGTAATGGACTCTGAAACCTTTGAAACAATAGATGTAGTTCTAATTGATGATGAGGTAAAAGGAAAATTAGAAAATGGCCAAAATGTAGAATATTGGGTTGTTATGGATAAAACTAAAATCATGCGCATTAAGAACTAG
- a CDS encoding diphthine--ammonia ligase, whose amino-acid sequence MKLASLFSGGKDSTFAIYLAEKQGHEISCLLSVFPKSDESHLLHYPNLKWTKLQSESMKIPQLIAESNSDETDNELFQLEKLLQNAKEQFGIEGLVHGGIKSKFQYEKFESLCSKLHLTAITPLWNLEPIQYMNDLVDSNFEFILTTVTSDGLDDSWLGKVITKNDIEILQKHSEKYGFNLNFEGGEAETFVINCPMFLHSIKIKEFKKTWDGYRGRFEIVDAGLDFHA is encoded by the coding sequence ATGAAATTAGCATCTCTGTTTTCCGGTGGAAAGGATAGTACTTTTGCAATATATTTAGCAGAAAAACAAGGACATGAGATTTCTTGTCTTCTTAGTGTATTTCCAAAGTCTGATGAAAGTCATCTATTACATTATCCGAATTTGAAATGGACTAAACTACAATCAGAATCCATGAAAATTCCACAATTAATTGCAGAATCTAATTCTGATGAGACTGATAATGAATTATTTCAATTAGAGAAATTGCTGCAAAATGCAAAAGAGCAATTTGGCATTGAAGGATTAGTTCATGGGGGTATCAAAAGTAAATTTCAATACGAGAAATTTGAATCCCTATGTTCAAAGTTACATTTGACTGCAATAACTCCATTGTGGAATTTAGAACCAATTCAATACATGAATGATTTAGTTGATTCAAACTTTGAATTTATACTGACAACTGTAACTTCAGATGGTCTTGATGATTCATGGCTTGGTAAAGTAATTACAAAAAATGATATAGAAATTTTACAAAAACATTCTGAAAAATATGGATTTAATTTAAATTTTGAAGGTGGAGAAGCTGAGACATTTGTAATTAACTGTCCTATGTTTTTACATTCAATCAAAATTAAAGAATTTAAAAAAACATGGGATGGATATAGAGGAAGGTTTGAAATAGTGGATGCGGGGTTAGATTTCCATGCTTGA
- a CDS encoding signal recognition particle receptor subunit alpha: MLDGLKNSLSDAIKKIVKSSGIDEELIKELSKDVQRALLQSDVNVRLVLEITKHLEERAINETPPPGLSRKDHIVKILYDELSKLLGNESDFDFKPGKQNKIILLGIQGSGKTTVASKLAKFLTRQGYKVGVIGADTYRPGALVQLKTMCEKSGVEVFGEENNKDSPSIVKNGLKYFAEQPLDVILIDTAGRHKEEKDLLEEMDRINKVADPDLALLVIDGTIGQQCFNQAEAFHKTIPVGGVIITKLDSSAKGGGALAASAATGAQIMYIGTGERIDDLEKFSPTRFVGRLLGMGDIQAVLDLAKRLEEEGDDVRMKRISSGKMNMDDFFYQLEEVTKVGSLQGILESMPGLSGMVKDDQLNQMEGRVSKWRYIIQSMTKAEKADPDLLNSSRIKRISRGSGWPEGEVKELIKNYKNSKNMMKASKGRQMQGTLRRMGLG, translated from the coding sequence ATGCTTGATGGACTCAAAAATAGCCTCAGTGATGCAATCAAAAAAATTGTAAAATCCTCGGGGATTGATGAGGAACTAATCAAAGAACTGTCTAAAGATGTTCAGAGAGCACTACTTCAATCCGACGTTAATGTACGCCTAGTTTTAGAAATTACAAAGCATCTTGAGGAGCGAGCAATTAATGAAACTCCTCCACCAGGGTTATCGCGAAAAGATCATATCGTGAAAATTCTTTACGATGAACTCTCAAAATTACTTGGAAATGAGTCTGATTTTGATTTCAAACCTGGAAAACAAAATAAAATAATCTTGCTTGGTATTCAGGGAAGTGGTAAAACAACTGTTGCATCCAAACTTGCAAAGTTTCTAACACGACAAGGATACAAAGTTGGAGTTATAGGTGCTGATACCTACCGACCAGGGGCCTTGGTTCAGCTAAAGACTATGTGTGAAAAATCAGGTGTTGAAGTTTTTGGTGAGGAAAACAACAAAGATTCTCCAAGTATTGTAAAAAATGGTTTAAAATATTTTGCAGAACAACCTCTTGATGTAATTCTAATTGACACCGCAGGTCGTCATAAAGAGGAAAAAGATCTTCTTGAAGAAATGGATAGAATCAACAAAGTTGCAGATCCTGATTTGGCATTACTTGTAATTGATGGAACAATTGGACAACAATGCTTCAATCAAGCAGAGGCATTTCATAAAACTATTCCAGTCGGTGGAGTAATTATTACAAAACTAGATAGTTCTGCAAAAGGAGGTGGAGCACTTGCTGCATCAGCTGCTACTGGTGCACAAATAATGTACATTGGTACTGGTGAAAGAATTGATGATTTAGAAAAATTCTCCCCAACAAGATTTGTTGGACGTTTACTTGGAATGGGTGATATTCAGGCTGTCTTGGATTTGGCAAAACGTCTTGAAGAAGAAGGAGACGATGTCCGAATGAAAAGAATCTCTAGTGGGAAAATGAATATGGATGATTTCTTTTACCAATTAGAAGAAGTCACAAAAGTAGGTTCACTTCAAGGAATTCTAGAGAGTATGCCGGGCTTGTCTGGTATGGTAAAAGATGATCAGCTAAATCAAATGGAAGGTAGAGTTTCCAAATGGAGGTACATTATTCAAAGTATGACAAAAGCTGAAAAAGCAGATCCTGATTTACTAAATTCCTCTAGAATCAAAAGAATATCACGAGGCTCTGGATGGCCAGAAGGTGAAGTCAAAGAACTGATCAAAAATTACAAAAACTCTAAGAACATGATGAAGGCATCCAAAGGCCGCCAAATGCAAGGTACCCTTAGAAGAATGGGATTAGGTTAG
- a CDS encoding tRNA pseudouridine(54/55) synthase Pus10, which produces MSTHQKILPIANQILKKHELCDNCLGRLFSKKLHLSSNKLLGKKLQKNSNSKHSCYICKNIFNDLEYFLKLMIDTSSSYSFKTFSVGAMIKPSIIDRDDYIRSKFKLRGIDGIKTDITKELAKLYTRKTKKTLDTVDSDVTFTVNIKDGTCDLRAKSIVFYGRYVKLTRDLPQKQKPCENCQGKGCRLCNFHGISEFQSIEGIISKFLFEKIGGSTAKFTWIGGEDKTSLVLGKGRPFFVKIQNPNKRKMRSTSFKSESVKITNLKIVNNSPKHPLKFKSTIEIKILANSEINSNEILKLKHLTKQPIVVYEKSGKRSEKNIFSIKYKKNSTISFTLIIKTDGGLPVKRFVTGDDVTPSISKILNNTCNCQKFDFLDIDV; this is translated from the coding sequence ATGTCTACACATCAAAAAATACTTCCTATTGCAAATCAAATCTTAAAAAAACATGAACTCTGTGATAATTGCCTTGGAAGATTATTTTCTAAAAAACTACATCTGTCTTCAAATAAACTACTAGGAAAAAAATTACAAAAAAATTCAAATTCAAAACATTCATGCTATATTTGTAAAAATATCTTCAATGACCTTGAATATTTTTTGAAATTAATGATTGATACATCTTCATCATATTCATTTAAGACGTTTAGTGTTGGAGCAATGATAAAACCTTCAATTATTGATAGGGATGATTATATTCGATCTAAATTCAAACTAAGAGGAATTGATGGAATAAAAACTGACATTACAAAAGAATTAGCAAAATTATACACTAGAAAAACGAAAAAAACTCTTGATACCGTGGATTCAGATGTAACATTTACTGTAAATATCAAAGATGGCACTTGTGATCTTAGAGCAAAATCTATCGTATTTTATGGAAGATATGTAAAATTAACTAGAGATCTTCCTCAAAAGCAAAAGCCATGTGAAAATTGTCAAGGAAAAGGATGTCGACTATGTAATTTTCATGGTATTTCAGAATTTCAAAGCATTGAAGGAATTATTTCAAAATTTCTTTTTGAGAAAATTGGAGGAAGTACTGCAAAATTTACTTGGATTGGAGGTGAAGATAAAACTAGCCTAGTTTTAGGCAAGGGAAGGCCATTTTTTGTAAAAATTCAAAATCCAAATAAACGTAAAATGAGATCTACATCTTTTAAATCTGAATCAGTAAAAATCACTAATCTCAAAATTGTTAATAATTCCCCCAAACATCCTCTTAAATTCAAATCAACAATAGAAATAAAGATCTTAGCAAATTCTGAAATTAACTCTAATGAAATCCTAAAATTAAAGCATCTAACAAAACAACCAATAGTTGTTTATGAAAAATCTGGAAAGCGCTCAGAGAAAAATATCTTTTCCATAAAATACAAAAAAAACTCAACAATTAGTTTTACTCTAATTATCAAAACTGATGGTGGTCTTCCTGTTAAGCGATTTGTCACAGGTGATGATGTGACTCCTAGTATTTCTAAAATACTCAATAACACCTGTAACTGCCAAAAATTTGATTTTCTTGACATTGATGTATAA
- a CDS encoding 30S ribosomal protein S27ae: MAGKKGSSPNVYKYFKVDGDKVSRIRKICSRCGKGVFMSEHKDRHTCGKCGLTEFIQ, from the coding sequence ATGGCAGGAAAAAAAGGCTCCAGTCCCAATGTTTACAAATATTTCAAAGTGGATGGAGATAAAGTATCACGTATTAGAAAAATTTGCTCAAGATGCGGCAAAGGAGTTTTCATGTCAGAGCATAAAGACAGACACACATGTGGAAAATGCGGTCTAACAGAATTCATTCAATAA
- a CDS encoding DUF309 domain-containing protein, whose translation MERYMLHLENTRYRPEHSREVVYKARDLASDMNVSVRVARIAQKFVELDVSVEKDDLDHLLKKLEPIGSVVDIRHVFEEEIEKEKGITDGIFYFNNERFWESHEAFEGVWKKCYGREKELVQGIILIAVAFAHAQKDEQSIGIGMLSRALEKLGTSPSMYHSIDVDRIRKKAVEMQQSNQLTTFEI comes from the coding sequence ATGGAACGCTATATGCTTCATCTAGAAAACACTCGCTATAGACCGGAGCATTCTCGTGAAGTAGTTTACAAGGCAAGGGATCTGGCATCTGATATGAATGTCTCAGTTCGTGTTGCACGAATTGCACAAAAATTTGTCGAGTTGGATGTCTCAGTTGAAAAAGATGATCTTGATCATCTATTGAAAAAATTAGAACCTATTGGTTCTGTTGTTGATATCAGACATGTCTTTGAAGAGGAGATCGAAAAAGAGAAGGGAATTACTGATGGAATATTTTATTTTAACAATGAAAGATTTTGGGAAAGCCATGAAGCATTTGAAGGTGTTTGGAAGAAATGCTATGGCAGGGAAAAAGAATTGGTTCAAGGAATTATTCTAATCGCAGTTGCTTTTGCACATGCACAAAAAGATGAACAAAGTATTGGAATTGGAATGCTTAGCAGAGCATTAGAAAAATTAGGAACCTCTCCATCAATGTATCATTCCATTGATGTTGATAGAATTAGAAAAAAAGCAGTAGAAATGCAACAATCCAATCAATTAACTACTTTTGAGATTTAA
- a CDS encoding alkaline phosphatase family protein has translation MDNSDVHMIYVLLDGVGDLPHPDLNGKTPLEAAKTPILDKIASNGVIGEVISVGKGIAPESDIAVFNMLGYKFKHADYVGRGVIEAIGIGIDFRDGDLALRGNYSTLDDQQVIIDRRAGRHIEKEDAVGVAKEIEKNIKFSNPDTSVVVAPTIGHRVTVRIRTNGKKLSSRITNTDPAYSNIGGMGVAKAVGDYLKIERCLPLEDTEDSKITANLVNEFSDKSIEILKNSQINAKRKEQNKKLLSCILLRDAGNKYPDVIPINQKYGMNFSCIVDMPVELGISDVLEMKAFEAGGLTDYEEKAKVAAKAMETQNSIYVHLKGPDEFGHDGDAIGKMKNIEEIDQRFFKTLVENIDSDKVAIVISADHSTPCINKGHSDDPVPVLVSANFIKNDGTTRMTEQQAKKGSIGLLQGAEVVSKALELIKSQK, from the coding sequence ATGGATAATTCAGATGTTCATATGATTTACGTTTTATTAGATGGGGTAGGAGATTTGCCACACCCAGATTTGAATGGAAAAACACCTCTTGAGGCTGCAAAAACTCCAATTTTGGACAAAATTGCAAGTAATGGAGTAATTGGAGAAGTAATTTCTGTTGGAAAAGGTATAGCGCCTGAATCAGATATTGCAGTCTTTAACATGTTAGGTTACAAATTCAAACATGCAGATTATGTTGGAAGAGGAGTAATTGAAGCAATTGGAATTGGTATTGATTTCAGGGATGGAGATTTAGCTCTTAGAGGGAATTATTCCACATTAGATGATCAACAAGTAATCATAGACAGAAGAGCAGGAAGACATATTGAAAAAGAGGATGCAGTTGGGGTTGCAAAAGAAATTGAGAAGAATATCAAGTTTTCAAATCCAGACACATCTGTAGTTGTAGCCCCAACAATAGGTCACAGAGTGACAGTTAGAATAAGAACTAATGGTAAAAAATTATCTTCAAGAATTACAAACACAGATCCTGCTTATAGTAACATTGGAGGCATGGGAGTTGCAAAAGCTGTTGGAGATTATCTCAAAATCGAGAGATGTCTTCCATTAGAAGATACAGAAGATTCTAAGATAACTGCAAATCTTGTCAATGAGTTTTCAGACAAATCAATTGAGATTTTAAAGAATAGTCAAATTAATGCAAAAAGAAAAGAGCAAAACAAAAAACTACTTAGTTGTATTCTATTAAGAGATGCAGGAAACAAATATCCTGACGTAATTCCAATTAATCAAAAATATGGAATGAATTTTTCATGTATTGTAGATATGCCAGTTGAACTTGGAATTTCAGATGTTTTAGAGATGAAGGCATTTGAAGCGGGAGGGTTAACTGACTATGAAGAAAAGGCCAAGGTTGCAGCTAAAGCAATGGAAACACAAAATTCAATCTATGTGCATCTGAAGGGACCTGATGAATTTGGACATGATGGAGATGCCATAGGCAAGATGAAGAACATAGAGGAGATTGACCAAAGATTCTTCAAGACACTTGTTGAAAATATTGATTCAGACAAGGTTGCAATAGTAATTTCAGCTGATCATTCTACTCCTTGCATCAATAAAGGACATAGTGATGATCCTGTACCAGTACTGGTTTCAGCTAATTTCATAAAAAATGATGGTACTACTAGAATGACAGAACAACAAGCAAAGAAAGGAAGTATTGGCTTACTGCAAGGTGCAGAAGTAGTATCAAAAGCTCTTGAATTAATTAAATCTCAAAAGTAG
- a CDS encoding galactose-1-phosphate uridylyltransferase, whose translation MGDMRKDYVSERFMIVSKKDDKVVDPKKSPFAPGNESMTNPSVLSLVAKDGMLQRLQDNEDEYVEGWSIRVFESKNPIVSIETENSYSDRPFYSEPAYGYHYIVVASPNEKDTFATIDSEQWSNVLVVVQDRLRWLYTQKGVTYVSIYADQGDLAGSQNPHPHLNILTFSTIPPIIEEEAEASHKILNEKGVCPMCQTVNEEIGGPRQILQTEGFIAYCPWSPSYPYEFWISPKKHTTSFSKITQKEINDLSLILRATLGGLSKTIKNVSYNLVFHLSPEKKNSRQIHWHIEVYPITKSWSGLERGYGIFLNDISPEQAAEKLGAACRKELANLVGIV comes from the coding sequence ATGGGAGATATGCGTAAGGATTATGTTTCAGAGCGTTTTATGATTGTCTCTAAAAAAGATGACAAAGTCGTTGATCCAAAAAAATCTCCCTTTGCTCCAGGAAATGAATCAATGACAAATCCATCTGTCTTATCCCTTGTAGCCAAAGATGGAATGCTGCAACGTCTTCAAGATAATGAAGATGAATATGTTGAAGGATGGTCCATTAGAGTTTTTGAAAGCAAAAATCCTATAGTCTCAATTGAAACTGAAAATTCTTACAGCGACAGACCTTTTTACAGTGAACCTGCATATGGATATCATTACATTGTTGTTGCATCTCCAAATGAAAAGGATACTTTTGCAACTATTGATTCTGAACAGTGGTCAAATGTTTTAGTTGTTGTTCAAGATAGATTAAGATGGCTTTACACCCAAAAAGGAGTTACATACGTTTCAATTTATGCAGATCAAGGTGATTTGGCGGGAAGTCAAAATCCCCATCCTCATCTTAATATTCTAACATTCTCAACCATTCCTCCAATCATCGAAGAAGAAGCAGAAGCATCCCATAAGATTCTAAATGAAAAAGGCGTTTGTCCAATGTGTCAAACCGTCAATGAGGAGATTGGTGGCCCACGACAAATACTCCAAACTGAGGGGTTTATCGCATATTGCCCATGGTCTCCTTCATATCCATATGAATTTTGGATATCTCCAAAAAAACATACCACAAGTTTCTCTAAAATCACTCAAAAAGAAATCAATGACTTGTCATTAATTTTACGTGCCACTTTGGGAGGACTATCAAAGACTATCAAAAATGTCTCATACAATCTTGTATTTCATTTATCTCCTGAAAAGAAAAATAGTCGTCAAATTCATTGGCACATTGAGGTTTATCCTATCACAAAATCATGGTCTGGTCTTGAACGCGGTTACGGTATTTTCTTAAATGATATTTCTCCAGAGCAGGCAGCAGAAAAACTAGGAGCTGCATGTAGGAAAGAATTAGCTAACTTAGTTGGCATTGTTTGA